From one Salinibacterium hongtaonis genomic stretch:
- a CDS encoding glycosyltransferase has protein sequence MRVYDWFDHLGIPSDRFEYVGTSDNQPARLAKNIPNVCRAEVSLRALEKRVGHVTLLLSRQASPFSSGAIEERLLRAARRGVYDFDDALKFDTGSWTRRLWSKEKVWARSVSAADVVIAGSDVLAAQAREYSDNVVMIPSCVEPRNYSPKRDYGITSVPRAVWIGSPATEPLLRAVGEPLLELNKRFGLRIAVVSAGNTSLGRLDPMVDREQWTAAGFANCLTQADFGIMPLNDTPYSRGKCSYKLLQYAASGLPLVGSPVGANAGVLKKLGGTAAGNNEEWIAAIGQIIEMSDADRSLAGMKALDGVTRHFSFGAWEKQWSSAMALGTETFDGVE, from the coding sequence GTGAGGGTATACGACTGGTTTGATCACCTCGGGATTCCCTCTGACCGTTTCGAGTATGTCGGCACATCAGACAATCAGCCGGCCAGGCTTGCCAAGAACATTCCGAACGTTTGTCGAGCGGAGGTCAGTCTTCGCGCTCTCGAAAAAAGGGTCGGACATGTAACCCTGCTGTTGAGTCGGCAAGCCTCTCCGTTCAGTTCGGGAGCTATCGAGGAACGCTTGCTGCGGGCAGCTCGTCGCGGGGTGTATGACTTCGATGACGCATTGAAGTTTGACACTGGTTCTTGGACTCGAAGGCTCTGGTCTAAAGAGAAGGTGTGGGCGAGGTCGGTTAGCGCCGCGGATGTCGTCATCGCTGGCAGTGATGTACTAGCAGCACAGGCCCGGGAGTACTCAGACAACGTGGTGATGATTCCGAGCTGCGTTGAGCCGCGCAACTACTCTCCAAAGCGGGACTATGGCATTACTAGCGTTCCGCGCGCTGTCTGGATCGGATCCCCAGCAACCGAGCCCTTGCTACGCGCGGTGGGGGAGCCACTCTTGGAACTCAACAAGAGATTCGGGCTGCGCATTGCGGTGGTTAGCGCGGGGAACACTTCGCTCGGACGGCTCGATCCGATGGTGGATAGGGAACAGTGGACTGCTGCCGGGTTCGCGAACTGTCTGACTCAAGCGGATTTCGGAATAATGCCACTCAACGACACCCCGTACAGCCGTGGTAAATGCTCCTACAAGCTTCTGCAATATGCCGCCAGCGGCCTGCCGCTAGTTGGAAGCCCAGTTGGAGCCAACGCCGGCGTTCTCAAGAAACTCGGGGGTACGGCGGCAGGGAACAATGAGGAATGGATAGCGGCGATTGGACAGATCATAGAGATGAGCGATGCCGACCGCTCACTTGCTGGCATGAAGGCTCTAGATGGAGTCACCCGGCACTTTAGTTTCGGTGCATGGGAGAAGCAATGGTCAAGCGCGATGGCCTTGGGCACTGAGACGTTCGACGGGGTGGAGTAA